GAAAAAATATTTCCACCGGCATTCTTTGATGTGATGGAACATCTACCTGTCCATCTCCCAGATGAAGCTTTACTAGGTGGTCCGGTCCAATATAGGTGGATGTATCCGTTTGAACGATACATGTATCATCtgaaaaaaaaggttaaaaacaAAGCCAGGATCGGAGGATCAATAGTGGCTCAGTGTGTGAATGAAGAAATTTCTTACGTGACAAATAATTATATTGCACCTTCAACAGTTCAAGTCCCTGAAAAAGATGTCAACGAAATCAGATTCACTtacaaatatcttttttttttttttacaaatatcttGATGTTCCAATAATGTTCCAGCAAGAAGGAAGAATCAGTGGAAAATCAAGTAGTGCATGGTTAAATGATGAAGATTAAAATATTCTTCAGACATTTTTATTGCTCAACTGTGAAGTATTTGAACCATATGAGAGGTatgttatgttatttataattaataatgacGTAGATGGTTATGAATATATAATGGATATCTAGAAAACCAATAATATATATGCAGGATGTTTGAAGATTATATGATGGATAACCACCCAAACATAACTTCTAACGATATGACAagaggaaaagatgaaaaatTTGCAATGTGGTGTAAAGATTACGTAAGTGCGAAAGTTATATACAtgttataacatattatatacatgtttttatctCAGCtattaaataagaaatatatgcAGATTAACAATGCTAGCAAATCATTTGAATTTCCATTGTGGATGTTGGAATTTGTACAAGGTCCAAAGCACCAAATCACGTCATGGCCTATGTATTATTCGAGAGGATATCATTACCACACACAAAGCCATGGACAAAATAAGAAGACAATGAATTTTGGTGTTTGTGTTCCTGGAACTACTGAGACCGAGTATTTTGGACTTATCGAAGAAATATTCATGATAGAGTATCATGGTGCCGTTGGGTTAAAAGCCATGATTTTTAAATGTCATTGGTTCAACATCGATCAAAGAATACAAAGACATCCATCTGGCAATGTTGATGTTTGCCCACAAATGCATTATGACAAGTACGATCCTTTTATATTACCAGAACAATGTGATCAAGTATGTTATGTTCCTTATCCTCGTCTACGAtcaagaagagaagaatggTGGACAACAATAAAAGTTATGCCGAGAGGATTTTTTGAAACTAAAGAAGTTTCTCAAAATGCAAtacaaaacaatattgttgATCATGTGATATCATCCACTAATATTGTGCGAGTCGAAGCACATGCAGTCCAAGATGATTCAAATTACGAACCGATGCCAATGATTAATCCAGAAGATGAATATTTATCTGAAAATGATTTTATCGATCAGTATGACGAATATTCTTATTCAGATTCGCATTCGGACTAATAATATTGTATGAATAAatggttaaaaaaataatgtatgtgttataaaacaaataagaagataaataataatttgtaatGTATTTAACTTAATTCCtttgttttaatattgtttttaatttatctttgaATGCTAAACTTTATCAAAATTcctatttaattattaatagtattATTGTAAAATACTAACCACAAAATTCTTAAGTGGCGGGAGTAATTTCCCGTGTATATAACTCCCGTAGAAACAAATAGCGACAAGTAGATTGGTAACAATCTAAAAATTAGAAAGTAATCACGAAATTTTTCACTTCCCGGGTTGTTTTCCCGGCTAAACCAATATCAGCCACTTGatttattaattgaaaaaaaggAAGCTAATCTACTTGTTTGCTCCGCCTACAAATATTACGTATCTATCTTGTCCTCTTCTCACAGTCAATCTCTATCCTTTCTCAcagtcaatttaaaaaaaaaaaaaaaaaactaaccctcAGTATCCTTTCTCTCTTCCTTACGTTCCTCTGTTTAAGGTCAGAAATCTCTTATTTGTTTCCCTTTTAGATTCGTATATTGAAATCTGAGGGGTCAATCTTCTGggtttttaattttcatgttcTGTTTCGTTTTAGGGTTGGGGTCAATGTACAACCCATATTTGTAATGTTCAAGtatttgtaatgttttttttgttcttttgcaGATGAATATCCTACGTGGTTCTTCTTCAGGGCCAGCTAAGAGGAGCCGTCAAACTTGTCTTCCTCCTGGATTGAACAGGCCTGCTACGTCCGCTTCTCTTCCTCCTGGATCGACCAGGCCGGCTTCGTCTGCGTCTCGACATCCACTTCCAAGCTTAGCTGCTGTGATGAGTGCACCAGAGAGACGTAACATGCCTCTTCTCCATCCACAAAGGCCCAATGGAACTTTATGGTGAGTTCAGTGTTTCAGttatttgtttgttgttttagtGTTTGAGTTATTTTTAAAGTTCTGTCTTTTGAGTTATTAGTTCAGACAGGAACTAAAGGATAAAGATGATTTGTTGACTTGATAACGTCTGTTTAAAACGactgtatttttaattatgtgtttgagtgtttaatttatttgttaagtTTTGTATTTGAGCTATGGTTCAGACAGTGGTCTTGTACTAGGTCTAAGGGCTATTGTAATGCTTTGAGTTTACATTGGTCTTTGTCTCATCTAACAAAATGTTTTGGTGCTTTTTTTTCATAGGTTTGGGATAGACGATTGCATCCGGAAAGATGTAGTGTCAACATATCAGTCAAACTTTTGGGGACCATGGTGGACCTACAGAATGGTGCCAGATGAGAAGAAGGTCGCTTGGTGGACTAGTTTTCTGGTAGCTTCTCTAGATTTACTTTGTTTATTGGTTGATATAGTTGTATAAGCTCTCACCTTATTCTAATTAACTCTGTTTTTGTTGTAGCAACAATACTATTGGGATCCTAAGCATCACAGTCAAGTTCGTTTTCAGTGGGAACAAATTCTGAAAAGCTCAATCAGAGACCTTGCTTAGGAGGAgatcagaagaaaaaaagaagccaGATTTTATTGGCCTAGCAGATTGGAACTTGATGCTAGAGACTTGGCAGGAGGAGCCACACCAAAAGAGGAGCAAAACGAATTCTGAGAATGCTTCCTCAAACCCAGATGGTTTAGGCACTCACCGTCATACTTCAGGATCAAAAAACCACAAGCGTTATGCTTATGACTTGGTTAGTCAATTTTTATATTCCATCAGCTTTATCTTCTGTAACttacataaattttttaacaCCATTTGCAGACTGTTAAGGCTGGTGGAGTAGCACCTCCAGTCACTGAAGTAGTGCGTATGACCCATACTCGCAAGGATGGCACTTTCATTGACAAAAGAGCAGAAGGTTTTGTGAAGGCTGCCGAGGCTCTTGCATTGGAGCGATCACAAGGTTCCTGTCTGACTGATGAAACCCCATCAGCACCCTCTACCCAGCAGCTCAACGCTGCTTACATTGAAGTAAGAATCTCCTAATCTAACTTACATAATCTATTTTAATAGCAGAATGAATTTAGTTTTGCATAATGAATTGATCGACACTGTTTTGTTTGTCTATATCCATGAgtcttttcaaattttttttcttgtaggtGGCAACCAATGGCAAAGGGCGAGTTTATGGGCTTGGTTCGATTCAGGATATTGATGATGAACCAAGTGAGACTGCACCAGCATCTTTATTTACACATGTGGCAGTTGATGGACGCTTGACCACCATGGAGGGTGTTGTAACTTGCTTGAAGGATGATGTTTCTGGCTTGAAGGAGGATGTAATTGGTATTAAGCGAGGCATTGAGGTTCTGATGAAGATGAATGGAGTGGACCCTGTTACCTTTGAACCTATTCAGCTTGAGAGCGATGCATCTGTTCGAACTCCCCAATCAAGCCAAGAACTTGACCAAAATTCTCCCGTACATTAACTCTGATCTTGGTGTCTTTTGTGTTTATACTAAGTTAAGCTCTAACATCACTAGATGTCTTTTGTAAAAACATCACTAGATGTCTTTTGTAACTTCTGAAGAACATCATTAGAtgtcttttgtaaaaaaaatttataattttaatggtatttgaatgtttaaattaattattatgttgtttaatgctttaaatttgatttcaaattattaatcagtacagtttaaaaaataaatcaaaataaataataaagccACAGAAAATCACATATAAATTTGTggcaatttttaaaataaaaccacAGATTTCCACATAATAAGTTGTAGTTATACAAGCCACAAATACAAATAATTGTGGTTATTTTGTGTCTAAATTTCCACAAAACGTTTTGTTGTTATCAGTAGAAATAAAGCCACGATTTTAAGTGGCACGAGTTGTGGCTAATAAAACCACAAAAAATTGTGGCTATTTGCGTATTACATCACGATTAGTTTTGTGGCTGTTTGTAGAATATTCTCTACGGTTTAAAATGTGGCTTTTTGTAGCAAAAATTGCAACGAATCCGAGTTAGCGCTATTTGTGGCTATTGTCCACAAAAAACCGTTTGTGGTTAAGTCGTAGAAGCACAGCAACAAATAACAACGCTTATTCGATTGCCACAAGCCCGTAGTCAACGAAATTTTTTTGTAGCGATTTGTGGCTAAGCGTTAAATAGCCACAAATATTAAGCGATAGCCACAACATTTTTCATGGCTAATTACAgaatttcttgtagtgtctaaaccctaaacccttgagtgttttaatgtttcgtgattttgatttagagtgtatgatttatcctagagtttagagtttacccaagggtttagggtttgaatttagagtttagagattaggatttagggtttaatgttttgctgacgttaaaaatatttttttttgtaattactactattttttatctatttctttttactttttaatttaaaaaatataatataatttgacagtattttgtttccatttttaaaagatatcgaatatgaaataacacaatcctattggttggtgaacctaaaggttcaccctaggagGTGAACCCAGAATAAGTCAACTTTATATATTCGTACAATGGtaagagaaattcttgggttcaccccctagggtgaaccatccaatagtgtttgagtatttgatatttgatatcttttaaaaaagaaataaaattgaatatccaaattagattatatttttagaataaaataattaaaatacataaaaatagttacaaaaaataaattaattaatattgttaagtcttcagcaaaatacaaaaccctataccctaaatactaaaccctaaaccctaaatcatacattaaaaactaaattttaataacactaaacactaaatcctaatcactaaaccccaaacccttgggtaaactctgaacccttgggtaaactctgaacccttgggTAAGCTCTGAGCCCttgaataaatcataaactctagggtttaattttaaatatttttaatttagagtttaggatttatccaagggttcagggtttatccaagggtttagggtttagtgattagggtttagggtttagtgttattaagatttagtttttaatgtatgatttagagtttaaaatttttcaaTGGTTTACAgtttatccaagatttaaggtttataatttagggtttggagtttaagatttagggtataggatttagtattttgctaacggtttaacaatatttatttttatttttttgtaacaatttttatgtttttttattgttttattttaaaaatataatcttatttggaaattcaattttgtttccttttttaaaagacatcaaatatcaaatactcaaacactattggttaaTGAAtttagaggttcaccctagacggtgaacccaagaatttctccaaTGGTAAGGCACAATGTATACATTTTGTATAAGgagttatttttgggttcaccccctagggtgaacctctagattcaccaggcaataggatttcattatttcaaattcgatatcttttacaaaaggaaacaaaatattatcaagttatattatgtttttaaaagaaaaagaaaaaaagaaaaatagctgctacagaaaaaagaattaaaaaaatctttttaacgtcgtcggcaaaacactaaaccttaaatcctaatccctaaaccctaaatcctataccttaaacccttgggtaaacctaaactcttgggtaaatcctaaacccttgggtaacctctaaacccttgggtaaaccctaaacctttggatacatcctaaactctaaataaaaacactaaaccctaaaactctaaaccctaaatcctaaaccctaaactcttgagtgttttagtgtttagtgattttgatttagagtttaagatttatcctagagtttaagatttatcctagagtttagggtttacccaagggtttagggtttaagatttatggtttagggattagagtttagggtttaatgttttgttcacgacgttacaaatattttttttgtaataagtactattttttatttatttcttttttccttttaattttaaaaagataaaataatttgacaatattttgtttcttttttaaaaaaatatcgaatatgaaataacacaatcctattggtcgGTGAACTTAGAGTTTCGTATCCTACGGGGTGGAACCCAAGTCTGTATAAGACATATAACTTAGCATTCAttagtacaaataaaaaaagatgaaaTAAGTTATCATCAAATCACGAAATGCCAAGCTTCCAAAGACCAGGGGGCAAGTACAATTGGACAATACATACGTACATATTActtcttatattattttatattcaataaATTATTATTGGAGCAACACTAACGTTAAATTTTCAAGCTGAACATCTCTTAGTAAGGGTGACCCTAAGCCCATGCTTCATCTGAAGAACAAGACGAGGCTTTGGCTTAACCTTGTGTCCTTTGACTAGCTTAATGTCATAGTTTTGTAATATCTCGACGACCCCCTTTTTGCCACTCAAATACCCTCACACAAAAAAGACCCTCTTGAGTTTGGAAAGGAAGAATAATCATAAGTTTTTGAGAAAACCCTACATGTAAGCGAATGAGGTTTGATAGATAAACGCCATAGTAGTAGAGAAAAGAGTGAGATTCATTGATCAGATaaggaaaatatatatgatagaaTAATTGTAGTTATCCGGAGATTGTTGGATCGTGGAGGTGTGGAAAGGAAACCGTCGGCAGCCTGGAGTgaattctttttctttgtcttaGAATTGAAACACAAAATGTGCAGTTAGGAATGTCAAAGTGGAACTTGGACCGCGGGCCTGGCCCGGTAAGACTTGCTGCGGGGCGGGATTGGGCCAGCATTTGGTAAGCCCCAAGAGTAGCGGACCTCGCGGGCAGGACTTGTTGCGGGATGGGCCAAAAGTGGGATGGGCCACAGGTTAACCTGCGGGATTTGGATGACCCGCAAACTCTAGCCTCCATTTCTGCTTTCACCTGAAACaatgagagagggagagagagagagagagagcgattCGCCCATAGATGTTTGCCGACGGCAAATGAAGCTCCGGTGACCGAGATTTGAAGGTCGATGATACTTCCGGACTCCCATGTGTCTTCTATCTCCAAAGTGGAGTTTCTTTAAGCCACCGGAAAAAGTCTCCGAACTCACTCTCCACCGAAGACGAAGATCCAGCTCCGGCATTGGGTTCTTCATCGACGGTGACTGCATTGCATGTCACATGTAAAGAAAGTTAAAACATGGTTTGTTGTGGATTTATATTTTGTCGGTTCCAACACTCTAAGTCTTTAACTCCTTATTTCAGGTGGGTTATCTTCTTCTGGATCTCCTCAGCTTTGATCCACCATTGGAGATTCTAGTCTTTTCAGCTCCAGCACCGAAGCTTCTATTCTTATTAGATCCGCCACCGGAGGTTTTCCTTCTCTGCATGCATGGTCGTCATCTCTCCTCTTCACCGAGAAGGTATGAAACTCATTATGTATCTTTGGTGATGGCAATTAGAATGTCTTGTTAAGCTTGTAATCTTATATTGATAGTTTCTTGAAGTGAAATTACTCATGTTCAGTCTCtgtgtttttttgtgtttttgaagGTGCAGAAAGAGCAAAGGAAGATACGAAACAGAGCTGAAAGCATTGTAAGTTTTACTACTCTGAAATTTGATTCAACATAGATTAATTTGTCATGTTCTGTCTCTGATATATTGATGTTGACTGCTTGTGATTGTGTCTTACTGTCGAATAGTGTAGCAACTTGTTTCCAATAGTGTAGCCTAGGCCTAGTGTCgccactatatatatatatatataatcatctCTTATTATATATCCACTTGTAATAGAAAAAATAGACTTCAAGAACTTCAAGAAAATAGACTtcaaaaacaagaacaatatataacaaattttgttgaGCTTGAATAGTAGATGCTTCATGTATCTTCATTATGTGCACTTAGATATGCTGTGAATCAGCCTGAAGCGTCCTGGAGCAGCCTGCAGCGTCAAGAAGCGTCATGATGCACTCCTTTGGCATCCACCCCGCGGGATGGCCTGTAAGAGACTGTGCACTTTGGCGGGACGGGATTGGGCCGACCTTTTGGAGACCGCAGCCCGCGTGGGCCTGACCCGCCGTGACCCGCGAGAAGACGAACCCGCTGCGGTACAGGACGGGACGGGGCGGACCAACCTGTTTGACATTCCTATGTGCAGTATTTATCCTTTTgcgtttttttatttctttgattATGTGGCAAAATTTTATTAGTCGAATGATTtttgctttagtatataaataattacactTCAGCCTTCATTAATACATAATATTTCAACAAATCATGAAATACCAAGCTTCCAAAGACCAGGGGCCAACATTTTGACAATACATATGTACTTTATTAGACCATGTACAATGGTTTCAACACCCTCTCCATTTTCAACaccctcattttcttcttttaacATTCCACATtatcttctctctcttccaCCTAATTTATTCAACACCCATTTCATTCTAAACCTTTACAAtggtttgttttaaaaaattcaacacCCTACTCCACAACTCttaattcatatttttgtttttaacaacataataattaacttaaaaactaaaataatatttattttgaattattatacctagcttactttttaaaatgattattattaggattcatttaacaaaaaaaaagagaataaaacactaaattagttgattataaagaaaaaagacGTTTTTCTGTATCCAAATGAAAtgagacactacaagaaaacagccgcataccgagggaaaaaatcgtcggtatgtcgtcggaataacgttattccgacgacataccgacgaaacaagtcctcggaaataactcctcggaaattcattttgttctcggaaatccctcggaaatttccgacggaattccgaggaaaatccgaggaccaccagttcgtcggaaaggtcctcggaatataccgagggagaacttcctcgggatatttcgatggactttccgatggtccaatcctcggaagttccgacgaaatgttcctcagaattttcatcgggaatttccgaggaacggggccctcggaaaattccgaggaaggagtccctcggtatattccaacgatttattccgaggaaatgttcgtcggaaatttccgagggttcatttcctcggaatttcaaaaaaaaataattttttttaaaaaaataaaatttttgaaatttaaattcgaaaatataaaattaaaattaaaattgaaaacatattagataatattcaaagttgtacaaataaaaataaaacattccaagtttttgaaaaaaaaaaaaactacgggtcttgcacgttcgggaacacctcgttcgggtacatcctctccatcatttgctggttcagcctcttctgtgcctcatagcccgcctgttgagccgccatctgggtctccaacaaagatatgtgatcatccttgtccttcaactgagccgtaagtacttctggatcaacaaagggcggtggtgcagaagaaggaggaaccgaccaggggcgacgacccaaaccgaccaaacgtcccttcttctttggaaccgactgaaatagaaaatagccaaatttaaataatataaaaagatgataaaataaaaatcaagaaataaatgaattgaactttaaaaaaagaacttaccggTTCagcgatttcgttgattcgaaaccgggacaagttggtcgaaaccgtcgaatcgtcatcctcggtttgaagctgagacacttcgtcttgcacctgagtttggaccagggtgaccacttccctcacaagaccaacatcaatctggccggtcttcttgttggtatacgccctcttcattagggcgagatcatcaaccggctcgccatcattttcttccgccttgaaaaaaacgtaaattaaacaaacattagaaattagaagaaatgcacaaaaaataaaatttcaaaatttaaataattgaagaaaaaggggctgaacttaccatgcgatctccgagagtgacaatagattgagcacccaagttatgcttgaagacgccatttcctttacggtcgctcctgcggttggtggagttggtggaagaagtttctttcgtctcttccttatcccaatgcacacacaactcgttccagaccgtgttgttcatcgactttgggaccttttaataaataaaaaaaaatagtttaataaattaaaaaatactttaataaattaaaaaattgtttaataaattaaaaacaaccttgtttattTCCCacatcttcttccactcgtgcatctgcttcccatagttgtccataactttatggacgaagtggtgatagataaagagcgtatcatcggaattccagttgaattcttgctggaaaaaaacacaattagttgaaaatttatattaaagattaaaaatataagtaaaaaattagaatacttaccgcaaactgacgaaacctgctgcttgtcggtaaggaagtcagtgaaagtcggatgtcccttgtcgagggacgagtacatcatacggttgatccatgcgctgatcccattcccggatcggttgaacctaataaaaagaacaaattattaataatgaatcaaattttaatggaaaaaaaaaatacatttaattaccatgtttgaccccgtccatgtggatacggagtgagatagggaagatggtcacgaccgggctgtcgaaccaactcggcaacactcatcactcccggaggacccggaggagcaggagtgggtgcagcagcgggagggggaggagcaggagcgggaaatggagagggagatgtatggtaggaacTGTGGGACGAAGCGGAATCCTGAATCTGGCTgaaatcccgagactggctccccgtaccaccatgACCACGATGTGgtcgaggccggatctgatcatcattagacctgtaaattaaaaaaaacatatttaaaaattagttctaataattttaataaataaaaaacatatttaaaaaatagtttttaatcacaaaaaaaaataatttaataattacaaaaaatagttttaataaataaaaattagtttaataattacaaaaaatagttttaataaataaaaaatagtttaataattacaaaaaatagttttaataaaattaaaaatgtttaataaatataaaaaattaatattatatatatatatattttttttttttaaatcccaaataatagtttttaatcacaaaaaaagttttatagatattaaaaatgtttaataaatatataaatgattttataatgcaaaaaatagattttatatacaaaaaacgttttcatattatatatacataattatcaattagatttttataaccacaaaattaaaaaaaaaactaaaaaaaaaatccaaatcaagtgaataccataatcaaactcgattttacacaatcctaccattcaccctaacaaaaatctataaatatcattccaaaatcatcaaatctccttaaaaacctaacaaatctaacctaaaagagtgagatagggttcatacatgatctgtgaCTGAAATTGAGGAGGATTAGGGCGGATTCGTCGGAAATCGTCGAGAGAGAACGGAGGAAACGGTGGAAATcgcgagagagaagagagagttcggcggagaggaagagagaaatggggaagaagatctggttcgacctaataaaatgaggcgtccgacggaaactgtccgtcggaatttcctcggaatgattaaatatttctgtcggaatttcctcagaaatcattaattcaattttcgtgaaatatttggcggcttggtttacccggttaaatgaaaatattccgaggaaacagggtttggggtttcaaaacatcgatttttttttttgccgtatttcatttcttatacaattgtaatgcataccattgaggattcgttgtatagatgatcataaaccatgaaataacaaaatttcaaaaataattgtaagtattccctttaccgtttattaaagtgtataagtgtttctcttatgttgtgtggttttcgttcatgcaatcgtaaaagtgtttgttattcgGTAAAACATCAAAGTTTtacttcataatctggttaagacacttaatgaaggttatatacgtgttattcaatccgcaaaacgttgttttcggttaaaaacccctagttcctcggaatttcctcggaatattcctcggaattccgaggaaacccttatcttcctcggaattccgtcggaatattccgaggaaatttcgaggaaaaagactctataatcacatccctaaatcgacaagatctattccgaggaaattccgaggaaaacctatcttccctcggaatttcctcggtatttctattaaaaaaaaaaaaatgtcgatgctagtctgtttccgagtcatcatcaccagatgaatctgaatctggatcttggtgaaactctccaatcaatggttcatcctctacgtgaacgacgacttcctctccgaagtcggttaaatcgactataaggccaactccagctaaatcttctgctgcacttaagttgccggatgtgcttggttgtagtgggtcttccagctcagaacttccctgaactcggcctctcaggttgagtcttgtaaccgtaacccatggatcatctctgttccttacccgggggtacttgatataacaaacctgtaacatttaaaaaattattagtaaaattataaattaatacacatgatgatgaatcattctgaataattaacatttaattacctgatcggctgagaagcaagaatgaaaggatcataatattgcagctttcgcctcgaatttactgatgtaacaccaaatgcatctgttctcacacctcgatctagagtgttgtcgtgccaatcataatagaaaacagtacagcgcaatccaaccatgcccaaatacttgatttccaaaatctca
The window above is part of the Brassica napus cultivar Da-Ae chromosome C3, Da-Ae, whole genome shotgun sequence genome. Proteins encoded here:
- the LOC106374814 gene encoding uncharacterized protein LOC106374814 isoform X1, which codes for MFEDYMMDNHPNITSNDMTRGKDEKFAMWCKDYINNASKSFEFPLWMLEFVQGPKHQITSWPMYYSRGYHYHTQSHGQNKKTMNFGVCVPGTTETEYFGLIEEIFMIEYHGAVGLKAMIFKCHWFNIDQRIQRHPSGNVDVCPQMHYDKYDPFILPEQCDQVCYVPYPRLRSRREEWWTTIKVMPRGFFETKEVSQNAIQNNIVDHVISSTNIVRVEAHAVQDDSNYEPMPMINPEDEYLSENDFIDQYDEYSYSDSHSD
- the LOC106374814 gene encoding uncharacterized protein LOC106374814 isoform X2; its protein translation is MLETWQEEPHQKRSKTNSENASSNPDGLGTHRHTSGSKNHKRYAYDLTVKAGGVAPPVTEVVRMTHTRKDGTFIDKRAEGFVKAAEALALERSQGSCLTDETPSAPSTQQLNAAYIEVATNGKGRVYGLGSIQDIDDEPSETAPASLFTHVAVDGRLTTMEGVVTCLKDDVSGLKEDVIGIKRGIEVLMKMNGVDPVTFEPIQLESDASVRTPQSSQELDQNSPVH